DNA sequence from the Carnobacterium funditum DSM 5970 genome:
TTTTTTAGGAATCAATGGTATTGATAATGAATTTGGTTACACTACTCCTGACATCGAAGAAGCCGCTGTCAAAAAACAAGCCCATCTGCATAGCTCTAAAACGTTCATATTGGCCGACAAAACTAAATTTAATAAAGTTAGTTTTGTAAAAGTTTGTGAACTTGAAGATGCTATTATTGTGACACAAGGTCTTGATTCTACTGCATATAAAAGTTACTTTAGCAAAACAACTATTAAGGAGGCTGCAAAATGATTTATACCGTTACACTCAATCCTTCGATTGACTATATTATCGAAGTCCCTACTTTCAAATTAGGATCTTTGAATCGGATGACTCGTGATCTCAAATTGCCCGGCGGAAAAGGTATAAATGTTTCTAGAATCCTTAAACAATTAGGATATCAATCAACAGCCTTAGGATTTTTAGGCGGTTTTACAGGCAAATTTATCCAAGATTGGTTAAATGAAGAAGAAATAAGCACAAAATTTACTCTTATTAAAGGGGATACACGTATTAACGTAAAATTAAAATCTAATCAAGAAACTGAAATTAATGCAGTTGGACCAATAATTATCAGTGATGAGGCAAATGAGTTCTTACAAAAATTTGATCAACTTTCACCGAATGATGTAGTGGTTCTTTCTGGAAACCAACCCGCATCCCTACCTGATGATTTCTATCACCGTCTGATATTAAAAATTAAATCTTCTGGTGCAAAATTTGTTATGGATACGACCGGTCAGACTTTATTAGATTCCCTTACTTCGCATCCTTTATTAGTTAAACCAAATCATCATGAGTTAGCTGAAATGTTTGACGTTACGTTTAACTCAGTTGAAGAAATGATTCCTTATGGCCATAAATTAATTGAAATGGGAGCAACTTATGCCCTTGTCTCAATGGCTGGAGATGGAGCCTTATTCTTTTCAAATGATGAGGTATATCGATCTAGTGTTCCAAAAGGGATAGTTAAAAATTCAGTAGGTGCTGGAGATTCTATGGTTGCAGGCTTTATTGGTACATTAATAAAAGAAAACGATCCACTATTAGCTTTTAAAACAGGTGTAGCAACTGGTAGTGCAACAGCCTTTTCAGACGA
Encoded proteins:
- the pfkB gene encoding 1-phosphofructokinase, whose amino-acid sequence is MIYTVTLNPSIDYIIEVPTFKLGSLNRMTRDLKLPGGKGINVSRILKQLGYQSTALGFLGGFTGKFIQDWLNEEEISTKFTLIKGDTRINVKLKSNQETEINAVGPIIISDEANEFLQKFDQLSPNDVVVLSGNQPASLPDDFYHRLILKIKSSGAKFVMDTTGQTLLDSLTSHPLLVKPNHHELAEMFDVTFNSVEEMIPYGHKLIEMGATYALVSMAGDGALFFSNDEVYRSSVPKGIVKNSVGAGDSMVAGFIGTLIKENDPLLAFKTGVATGSATAFSDDLAKKNEIEQLLSQVTITSIKQ